TAAATTGAATTGGACTTCTTGCCCAAGCCTCAACCTCCGTGGAAAAGGTCACTACGATAAGCTCGACGGGCTTGCCCCGCCCCTTCATGAACGCGACATAATCTGTCCAGACATCGGGTTTTTCCGGATCAATCTCACGCTGTACCTCCCCGACGACATAGTATTCGTGTGATGCCTGAACAAGGAAAACGCAGTCTGCGCGTCTCACCGACGGTGTTGCCCTGGTGAACTCGGTCTTTCTATCTTCGATGCTGCTCCCGTCTTTGGGAGCTGGCAATCCAGTCAAACGCAACACAGAGGTCAGACTCCTTTCCAAGAGCTTCTCCATGGCTGCGTGGGTAAATGATAGCCCCATAGTGTCTCCTTAAAGAATCGCACCCGCAAAGTTTCGGGCGTCTAAGTTCTATTTTCGGACACTTTGGGAAAGTGTTGCGAATTTTGTTCAAAAAAGTGTTTTTACCCGACCGTTAGACTTTTGTGTTTTGAAGGAATACAATGATGGATGCGGGTTGTTAGAGACGTATAAGACCCGCAAAGGGCGCTATTAAGCGGAAAAAACCGAGAAGAGGAGAACATGGCCATCACACCCAAGACGTTGATCAAGAGCCCGGCAGTGCTCTTAGGCACCACCGTTTCAGTCCTTGCACTGGGAGCAGCATGGAGTGCATTCCAATGCCCCGTCCAAGTTGAGACGTACGAACCGAGGAACACGCAGCTTTTTGCTGAGTGTGCGCACATGGCATCTTCGCCGAACGTGCAACATTGGTCAGAGACTGATTTTGTTAACGTGGCGTTTTGCTATGACGACGCTGAGCAAGCGTTTATGGCGATCGACGTGGCGGACCTTGGCCTTCAAAGTTATCCGAAGTCAGAGACCCTCTACAATATCAAGGGCTATCACCTGATCGAGACCGGTGCTTACGAGGAGGCTGTGTCGGTACTTCGCGACGGCATCAACAAGGTGCAGCTCACGAGCGGCATCATGGAGAACAACCTCTCGTGGGCGAGCCTCTGGGTACCCAGGGAAATGCCTCTTGAGACTTCGCGAACTCTTTATCAGTCAGCACTGAAGCGAGATACCAGCGGCATCAATTGTGAGGCTGTCCACACCGGTATGTGGGTCGAGTACGCGATGGCAGCATCTGGCTCCTCGCACGTGCGAAGTGACGCACTCAACCGCTACGATGCGCTTCGTGAGCAGTATGATGGTTGTGAGAAGCGCCTCAAGAGCGGTGAGCGTCATATCGTAGAAGAAGTGCTCGGCGCAGCGGTGCTCGATGTTGAGGTGGCGAAGCTTCAGACCGAGGGTCAACGGCCTGCATGGGCTCGGACGCATTCAGGAATCGCGCTCGCTAAGCAGGCCATGAATGCTAACACATCAAAGGTTGATCGCGCGGCGCTTTGCGAAGGGGCAACTCCAGTCGCTTCCACTCAGCACACGTGCCAGCGGCTTATGGCTGCTGCAACACGATGTGGGTCGGCCAAAAAAGCTCAGCCAAGAATTGATATCCGACGCTGATTTTCGTAAACTTCAAAGAGCAACGAGTTAAACAGGAGAAGACATGGCTGTATCAGCGCGATCCTTAGTGACCTACCCTGCGGCGTTTGCCGTGGCGGCTTGGACAGTAGTGGGCTTGACCTTGATGATAAATCATTATGGCCAACCTGATGTAGACCCCATGGTTTCTCACGACTCGTGCTCGAACGTGGCTCAAGCCAACGGTGACGGTGAAAATCCGGCGACATGGAGTGAGTACGAGTGGTACCGCTACATCACGTGTGTAGAGGATACCGGCGATACGCGTCGCGCCGCAGGCGTGGCGAGCATTGCTGCCAAGCACTATCCTTCAAGCGAGGCGCTGGTGAATACGGCCGGTATTCTTTTCCTGAAAGTCGACGACTATCCGCGCGCTGAGAAGGTCTTGATGGACGGCGTGCAATCTGTACAAACGACGTCGGGCACCTTGCATAATAACCTCGCGTGGGCGTCGCTCTACACCGGAAACTACAACACAGCGATGCTTCGCAACTGGTATCGCCGAGCACTCTCACACAACCCGAATTCGTGCGAACTACTTCATACGGGCTTGATGGTTGAGTGGCGGAGCATCACTGAAGAGCGAGCACCTTTCCAGGTAGGCGAGCGAATTTCAGACTTCAGCGGGCTCTTTGACCGTTATCTGAACTGCACGGAGCGCACGACCTCGGACCGAAATCTCGTGACGGCTGAGTATTTCACGGCGCTTGTCGCCGCTGAGAGTGTGGACCAAGCACTCGGTGTGACGTTTAACACGGAGTTCAACCGTGCACTTGTGGACATCGCGCCAGAAGTGAAGGATTTGGAGGCTCAAGGCTTGCGCGCAGAAAGCGTAATCTGCAACGAGATTCCAACCACCATCAACCGCACGAGCTGCTCGAAATGGGTCAAGGCGGCACTCGCCCACTAAGCCTGGCTTAACACCTAGATGGCCGTCGTAAGAACGTGTTGTTTGTAGAGCAAATACACGAGCGCGACGGCCATTAGTATGATCACCACAATCAGGGCGGTCACCACCGACATCGGCGCCACCGATGCCGTCTCTTGGGCAGGTTGTGCCTGCGGCGCTGCAGCCAAGAACTCTTGAGACCTATTGGCGGCTATCATGCGGGGTGCGTGGAACGGGCGCAGGTGATCACGTAGAGGCGGGACGTAGCGTGGATGATCCATCATCTGCTTTTCCAAGTCACCGATGATCCTTTCCAACCTGTCTCTGACCGCCTGAGCGCTGTCTGGGCGCTCGCCCGGCTCCTTCTGCATGAGCTCGTAGGCCAACTCGATGATCACTTCTGGCACTGAATCCCCCAGAAGCTCATAGAGATTCGGGATGTCCTCGATCTGATGCGCACGCATCACTTCAAAGTCGTTTCGCCCCTCGAACGGTGGCCTTCCGGTCAACGCGGTAAAGAGGAGTACGCCGAGGGAGTAAAGGTCGCTTTGCGCGCTCGGCTCCGAGGAATCCAGAAGTTCCGGAGCGATGATTCCGGGTGTGCCGGGAACTTCCCCTGCTCGCGTGATTTCGGAGCGTTTCTCGAGCTCTCGTGCGACCCCAAAATCGAGAATTTTGACGTGAATTCGGTCATCCTGGTGGCGCACCATCATGATGTTCTCGAACTTGAGGTCACGATGGATAATCCCAAGGTGGTGAGCCTCGATGAGGGCATCGCAGACTTGAACAAAGACGTGCAAGATCTCCAGCAGCGATAGCCGAGCGGACTCAAGGGCATGCCGAAACGTCTCGCCGCGCACATACTCCATCACGATGTACGTAAGGCCATTTAGGTCGCGACCCGAGTCGATGAACTGCACGATGTTGGGATGGCTCAGCTTTCCAATCACACCGGTTTCTTGAACAAAACGCGCGATGAGGTCCGAGTCGCCTGCGAGGTCGGGCTTGATGAGTTTGATGGCCACGGCGCGGTTGACGCTGAGTTGTGTAGCCTTGAAGACCACGCCCATGCCTCCAGAGCTCAGGATTCGCTCAAGGCGAAACCGCTGATCGAGCACGGTTCCAGCGAGGTTTTCGAGGGAGAGTTCGGCGTTTTGCGAACTCATATTTCGGCGCGGCGGTGTGGTCATAGACTCAAGAGTCTGCCACCGAGCGGGGGACTTTTGCAATTTCAGTTTCTTTCAGTTTCCAAACCGAACACCACTCTGATAATGCTCGCCAATGATCGCAAAAGGCGCGCGTACCTGCTTGTAATGCCTTGCTAAATTGCCGAGGGAGAAGATGAAAATTTCCGTGTTAAAGAGTGCATTTGTACTGGTTTTGGCCAGTGCGCTGGGTTGTTCGGACGACCCGACGCCTAGACCTAACCCGACCAATAATAACAATAATGAACCCGATATGACTTCGGATATTGGAGGAACCAATAACGAAAACGATATGGGCGAGAATAACACTCCAGACATGGAGACGGACCAGGATCCCGACCTCGACCCGGATATGGGCGAGGATATGGATCCGGATTTGGGACCCGGTTGCGAAGATGAGTGTCAGCCCGGCGAGCAGGTTTGTGATGGCACCGGCGCATTCCAGATTTGCGGCCAATTCGACGACGACGAGTGCGTAG
This Microvenator marinus DNA region includes the following protein-coding sequences:
- a CDS encoding tetratricopeptide repeat protein, with translation MAVSARSLVTYPAAFAVAAWTVVGLTLMINHYGQPDVDPMVSHDSCSNVAQANGDGENPATWSEYEWYRYITCVEDTGDTRRAAGVASIAAKHYPSSEALVNTAGILFLKVDDYPRAEKVLMDGVQSVQTTSGTLHNNLAWASLYTGNYNTAMLRNWYRRALSHNPNSCELLHTGLMVEWRSITEERAPFQVGERISDFSGLFDRYLNCTERTTSDRNLVTAEYFTALVAAESVDQALGVTFNTEFNRALVDIAPEVKDLEAQGLRAESVICNEIPTTINRTSCSKWVKAALAH
- a CDS encoding serine/threonine protein kinase — translated: MSSQNAELSLENLAGTVLDQRFRLERILSSGGMGVVFKATQLSVNRAVAIKLIKPDLAGDSDLIARFVQETGVIGKLSHPNIVQFIDSGRDLNGLTYIVMEYVRGETFRHALESARLSLLEILHVFVQVCDALIEAHHLGIIHRDLKFENIMMVRHQDDRIHVKILDFGVARELEKRSEITRAGEVPGTPGIIAPELLDSSEPSAQSDLYSLGVLLFTALTGRPPFEGRNDFEVMRAHQIEDIPNLYELLGDSVPEVIIELAYELMQKEPGERPDSAQAVRDRLERIIGDLEKQMMDHPRYVPPLRDHLRPFHAPRMIAANRSQEFLAAAPQAQPAQETASVAPMSVVTALIVVIILMAVALVYLLYKQHVLTTAI